The Tripterygium wilfordii isolate XIE 37 chromosome 23, ASM1340144v1, whole genome shotgun sequence genomic sequence TAAGGGTGGGAATGGCACTGGTATTAGTTTTTGGCATGACAAGTGGATTGATAATGTCCCTCTTAAGGTCCAATTCCCAATTCTTTTTGGGTTGGCTCGTAGCAAAGAGGCTTTGGTTAGTGATCTTACAGAGGGTGTTTCTTGGACCCTATACTTCACTAGGGAAGCTCAAGATTGGGAGATGGACCTCTTAATGACTTTCTGGAAGACCATCTATGCTCATTGGGgtaggatttttaattttttaccaTTGACAACCTAAAAGGAAGGGGTTTCTTATTTCCTAGCAGATATGTCATTTGCAAATCCGAAGAGGAAACTATCTCTCATCTCTTGCTGCATTGCTCTTGGGTGGCAAAGGTTTGGGGTACGATTTGGAATCTGATCTCCGAAGTGAAGGCTTGGCAATTCCTTGACTGTGACAAATCCAGGGGAAAaaattggttttgaattttgattcttCAGGCCACTTGTTGGTTAATTTGGAAAGAACATAATTCTAGAATTTTTCAGGACAAGGAATGTTCAATTGCAGTCTTTTTGGATGGCTGGCTTACTGTGCTTAAGCAGTTGTCAAGTGGAATTAGTTCCAACTTTTTCAAAAGTCTGAATCTCTGTAATTTGTAATTCTGTTTGGGTTGCACTCCCTTGGTGCCTGgttataatatttttctattcaaaaaaaaaaagtatgtgcACACAAGATTATGGAAATGTTTTTCCATAACTTTATAAATTAGCCTCCTCTATGATGAGTCATAAATATCAAATCCAGAAAATGCATCAAGataacataaaattttcatcataCCTCAATATAGCTAACAATTTCGCTGATGCCTGATCCATGTGGCACATTTAAGGATGAAAGGGCTTCAAAAATCAGTGTATTATACCTAGTAAATCAAGTAATTATGTTAAACATCACAACCAGTATCACTAAccaagaaacaaaaggaaagaaaaatctcACAGCAACCCTTATGAAATTTTTATTAGACAGTAAAATAATGCACAACTAAATACTTCAAGGAACATACTAAAATGAGAACAGCATCCAGATAAAATTCCCAATctataaaaatcaatataagcTCGTAAATCAGATTATTCATTCCTCTTTCAGTAACTAATTTTGTGCGAGAATCTATTATCTGTTAAGATCTAGCACATATAAGATAAATAATCACATTTGTCAGGAAAACTATCAGTATAACAAACTATATTTCAGTAATTGACCAGAGTTTCAAATTCTGTTTATCTGTGGCCTAGATTAAGACCTCTTAGCAACACCTGGTCTTGATGATTCTGAAAAATTGCTAACATCTCAGTTTGCTAATTAAATTCTGCATGTAGGTGATGGTAAAATTCTATTGATACTTCAAAATGAACATGAGGATGAGCCATCATGGATAAGAATACCATCTGATTTACTTACAGGTCCCAGAGGCATTGAAATTGAAGGCTTGGCTAAGGCTATCTACACTGATATGCCTAATTACTTACCAACATGGACTATCTAAAGTTAAGGGCTGTGAATTATGTTGAAGACATAGCTAAGGTTATTTACACTGATATGCCTAATTACTTTACCAACACGGACTATCTAAAAGAAAGGGCTGTGATTACATAATTGATGCAGGTGAAGAGCCTTCGAATCCAATGGCAAATTAAATCCAACCAGGGAAGAATGATGCAGATCTCGTGTTCAATGGAAGTATGGCAATATTGCTAACAAGTTCAAAAAGAGTGGCGCGATTGGTTCCAGGCTCAATGGCCCATCAAGAATATAATTATGAAGCAATTGGATTATTAAAAGCTAGTTTCATCTTCAAAGTGTCCCTTAGACTTCCTAAGAGTCTACCTAGAGTACAGTAATCTCTATAGTTTCAAAGTATCATTTAGATTTCCTACAAGCCTACCTAGAGTCCAACACTTTCTATTTTGGAAAGTGTTGTTTTTAAGTCTAGAAAATTGTGTTATTTATGTTATGTCTTTTCCTATGCTTAGAAGGTTGTTCTAAGCTTCTATATATTTGGGGTCTTTTGTGATGTTCTAGTAGAGAATATTTGGAATAAAGTTTAATAGAATTTGAGCTTCTTAGCTTGATTCAAGTTCTGTATCTCTTTGGTGGATTTCATAGAGTGGCGAGCTTCTAAACTCTGTATCTCTAAGGTGGTGATTTATGTATCCTTAGAGTGGTGAATTATATTTCTTTTACTCTAAGTGGTGTTACTGTGTCTTAGAGTGGAGGAGATCCCTATTCAATACCCATACCCAGCATCAATAATGCACAGCTAAATACTTGACGGAACATACTTAAATGAAGACAAACACCAAAAATATTCTCAATCTATAAAAAGAACTATAAGCTCCTCAATTAGATTATTTGTTCCTCTTTCAGTTACTAATTTTGTGCGAGGATCTATTATCTGTAAAGATCTAGCACATATTAGGTAAAGAATCGAGTGCCACACATTTGTCAGGAAAACTCAGTATAACAAAATTACACTTATCTAATTGACCACAATTCCCAAATTCTGTTTGTGGCCTAGATTAAGACCTCTTAGCAACTACTTGGCTGAAGTTCTCATCTAAAGACTAGAGCAGACATACTTAAATGATTTGCCTATGTCTGTCTTAGGATAATGTAACAGAAATACAGAATATAGTTTCACCTGATAAAGTGGAACACTATTAAGCTTCCTAAAGACAATGGAGGTTTGGGAATTCTCTCTATGGCTGCTCTAAATAAAACCTTGCTGGCAAGTGGGTGTGGAATTCTGATCCAATAAAGACCAGCTGAAGAGGCAAGTCATTGCCATCAAATTTGGCTTCTCCAGTAGGGGCTGGATCACTAATATGCCAAGACGCTCTCATGCACCAGGCTTTGGAAGAACATCATGAAGGATTGGTCCGAATGGTTTGATCTTACCTGTTTCGAAGCAGGGAAAGGAGATTATTTTAGCTCCTGGGAGGATTGGAGGATAGGAACTTTTCCTTAAAATGGTTGTTCCCTGACATTTACAACTTGGCAATTAACAAGGAAGCAACCTCAGCAGTCGATCATCTTATCTAATTCTGGTTCTAGTTGGAATATCAATTTTATCAGGATTGTTCAAGACTGGGAAGCGGAGACGATGGTAAACTTTTGGGCCTTGATTTACAACTTTAGAGTTAATATCAGGGTGGAAGATAAGAGCTGGCAGCTTATTAAagacaaatgcttcaatgccagtTCTTATTACAAACATCTTATCCCATCAAATTTTCGTTTTGCAGTCTCCCTTCGTCTTGTGTTTGGAAGCCAAAAGCTCCTCCAAAATTGGGTTTATTTTGTTGGGAAGTGGTTTGGGAAAAATTCTCACCTTAGATAACCTGTAGGAAAAGGTCCCATATGGTCAATCGATGTAGCCTCTGCAAGGCTAATTCTGAATCCATCGACTATCTTTTGTTGCACTGTAACTGGTCTCGAACCATATGGAAtatgttttgtaattttgttggtCTTGTTTGGGCTCCTCAAAGCAGTGTTAAGGCCAAGCTTATGGCATGGAATAATTTGTCCACCTTTAACACAAAAGGAAGAATGTGTAGCTGGTTTCTATGGCTatctaggaagcacggacactccTAAAATGGTGGCGTGTCCGTGTCGGACACCGACACTCCTCCGACACGCCTCCAACACGTGTCGAAGCTGTGTCctgttttttcttaatttttttgaagaTGGACACGGCAATAGACAATATACAAGTTACACAGAGTCTGTAAGGTTTGAATCACAAGTATGGAATCTTCCTTATCAACACCACCCTCAAATGGAAGTATACAGAAATTATACTATACTAACATacttagatttaattttaagacACTAATTTCAATATCATACAGAGTTAGTAGTTGTAATCCATTACATGCTTTTGTTATCTTAAAGAGAATCCATAAatgatttttattcaaaacattttttttacaattcaaAGTGCTGTTATCTGAATCAAATGAAAAAGAGTTGCACTACCTTAAatagttgttacttgttagggttcaaatatcaagtgaaagtGAGGGTagaaaaatatttgtatatgttatttcttatatatatgtgtgtgtgtgtgtgtgtgtgtgcgtgtgtgtgtgtgtgcgtgtgtgtgtgtgtgtgtgtgtgcgtgtgtgtgtgcgtgtgtgcgtgtgtgtgtgtgtgtgtgagtgtccttgccgtgtccgtgtccgtgtccgtgtcgtgtcgtttcccgtgtccgtgcttcctagatGGCTATTCTTTGGTGCTTATGGAAGGAAAGGAACCTTTGACAGTATACATTCTTTTGATTCTGTTCTTATTGAGAGTATTGTTGTAAAACAGGTCCTCCGCAAACAATCGGATAATAGAGCAATAACACAGAACAAGCAAAGCAGTAacgagagagaagaagaacacaggatttacgtggttcggctagAGTGCCTACGTCCATGGAGTCTACAACTATTTTCAATATAGGAATTCCAAGTAGTACAATTTGGCTAGGGTTTTACCCTTTTATACCAGCTCAACTGGTACGCTACACTCCCCTCTCGCACAACTTCCCCTTTCTTTAGAGGTTTTAGGTATTAAGTAATTCTTCTAATATGAACCCTTCTTTAACAAGTATTTGTTCTAATTCAAAGCTTTGGTGCTCTAGTAACAATCTTCCTAAGGCTATATGTATTGCCTCCTTGTAATTTTGGTACACCTACTTGGTGCCTtatgaataaaattcttttccaatcaaaaaaatataacataatatCGAGTGGTGGCTGGATTCAGCAAACATTCCATAAGACATATTCAATAGTTTTGATGCTGATCCTCCAGGCTACTTGTTGGCTAATCTGGAAGGAACGAAACTCTAGGGTTTTCCAGGAAAAGGAATGTTCAATATCAACTTTTTTGGATGGTTGGCTAAATGCGCTTAAGCAATGGTCTAGTGGGCTTAGTTCCAATTTTTTTGCAAGTTTGTCTTTCTCTTTGTTGTAAAGTCTGTtagggttgcacccccttggtgccagtaataaatttttttcttaaaaaaaaaggtatgctGCATTTAATGTATTCTTGTCttgttttcttaaaattttcatattgcAGGGCTCAAGTCCAGTTTATAAAGCTATATTGTTCTTCATTTCACAAGTAAAGAGTACTCCCATACAAGGTTCATTAcctgcttctttttttaataggcAATTTATTACCTTCTGAAATCCACAATTTCTATTAAGCATCATAAATGCAAATTATATATAGTGCAAAAGCTTTGTTCTTAGCAAGACACGTGAATGGAACACCAGTCAATTGCActagaaaaaggagaagaattCATGTAtgaaagaaaaggcaaaaacaAAATCTAGGCGTCCATACCTTGAAGCATCTTTCCCATTCCCAGAACTTTTTATCGATTCATCAACAACTAGATCAGCCAACGCATCACTGGCAACTGAAGCAGCAGGATCAGAGGTCTGTGAATTAGACACTAAAGGAGCAGCAGGGACGGGACCATCTGTGCCAACTATTGGCTTTGGTGCTCTTGATTTTTCCCTAGACCCCTGCCCACCAGCATTAACATTCATATTCCGCCATTTGTCCTGCGTAAGAACACTCTGATGAGAGCATACACTTTGAGCATGAATTTGGACGCTGATGCCGATAATGTGAACTACACATTTATAGACCGAGATGTCTACAAAATTGCATCATATGATCCCCAACAATATGCACagctttgaatcatcaaaatgaaataaacaaaacagTAGATAAAAGTATCCTCACAAACTAAGTGAACATAATAAAGGTCTTAGCCTTTGAACTGGTGGCAAGAACATGGGTGGAAAACATATGGTAAAATCATTAGCTTCAAAAGAAAGAGAGGCGGTTAAGTTTGACTAAACGAAATAATTCTTgaagcatcaaaaacatgaaaatttgcAGCCGGCAGAATCTCAAACAACGGCACCGGTAACCACCAGGTGGTGACCCCATGCTGTTGTGGGCACTGAATAAACAGGACGCAGGGTTTTTTCCCAGAAAATTGCCGGGATATAAGTGAGAACCACTGCGAGAATACAAGTAACTGCAACATCGTAACAAGGTTCATAAGTGCATAGAGAGTACCTTAAGGTCGACATTGGATCGGGAGGAGAGGAAGGGATGGAACTCAGGGTCTCTCTGGATATTCTTCCATTTTCCAGTGCCGTGTTTGGCAATTCCAGCCATTAGGGCGTCTTCTTCCTCGGCTGTCCATTTCTGCTTGGGATTCcccatctctctttcttctttctctttctttcttcgtcTCCTGTATCAGGAAGCAAACACGCAGGCTTTATCAGTTCTGAGGTCTGTCCATGGCGCCTTGACCGTCACCGgtcctctttcaagtttcaacccgAACCCTAAAAGCAGCCGACCCGTGTGTGTGAGGATAGAGATACTGTGTGGTCGCATtcattgtttttactttttacgaTTCTGACAAGGTTATCAGAAGTTCAGTTTCTTTTGTGTCAATATCTGTATTGATTGATTTGAGGGCTATCTTTGGGAAAGGTCGACAACCGGTGGGGCGGGGGGCACAATATTTTGCAATAGGCGTGATTGAAAATAGGAATAATAATACACACATTTATCTTCACATATTCGCTCGAATCCATTGCTAATCGAACCGATGGatcaattatttaaaaaaaaaaattacacatttttttaaagaactgattgttaattgaaaatttaaaaaaatggaCCGTGGACAATCTTAATATGGAGTAACATTTTTTGAAACATTTCGACATGAATCTATGAGAGCATGTCCAAATATGGGGTATGACAATAGTAATTCAAATATCAGAAACCAAATTGTTATTCATTGTTCTCGTTCTCCTCCAAAACTCTCCGCGCAAATTGGACATTTGAATGCGAGAGCCGATCAACCTCTACACAACTCTTCTCCAAGATTGCAAACTTTTCCACCATTAATTTTTGAATCGTTTGTGAATTTCCTACGGAATTTTCACGCTTATCGTCTCCGTCGATTGCTCCATCAGGTAAGTTCGCTGACATTGTCTTCCACTCCCTGTTACTCTCCACACCGACAATTCCTTGTCGATAGTCTTCCAGGTAAATCCTAGAGGTCAATCGAATTTTTGTTGGTTTGGGATTTATTGTATTTGATGGTTTGGTTTGCTTTAAGGTTTTTATTAGTGTTTCGAGCtgatgatatgtgtatgaattatGGCCTGCAAGCTTAACTGCCAATTCTCTGTCCAAATACTTGTGATTCGTGAGATGTATAGAGTTGGACAATTTCAGTTTGGTTTTGTGTTGCATCTTCTATCCTCTTGTTGTGACAGATTCTTCTGAGAAATCATCTACATGCCTCGCAAATTTTGTGGTATTGTAGATTTTATGTGGCTATATGAATTTATGTGCTGGCTTTTATGTACGGTTGAGTTCAACATATCATACTCTATGATCTTGGATTCCTATCAGAGAAATTTTACTTACACATCAAAAACTGTGAAGTTTACACCATACAATTTCACTTTATTAGTTTACaccaatttattataaatttacaccaaattAATAATGATTAATCTAAAATATCTTCAACTTGAAATTTTTCAGTTTAGAATGGATTCGAAACCTGGTTCCACCTTAATTCACTCACATAAAACAGAATTACTTAAACTAACGGTCACTTGAACTGAAAACCATTTGTGATACTTTGCAGAGCCATTGCCTCTCCTGCAGAAACCCCAACTTTTTATTCAAATATTTCCCTTGAGCCATCTGGATTATGACTTTTGAATCATGAACTACCGCTGCTATAGCTGAGAGCTACATCAACGTTAAACTTCAATCGGCCTGAATGGATTCAAAACTTGGTTCTTCCACCTTAATTCACAGACCTATGCGAAGACTGGGAGATAATGTCTCTTATTCAAGATTGTGTGAAAAAACACTTCGGAGCATTTTAGGGTCGTCTTTACAAAAACATCAATCTTACGAATCTTaattttttgtcccaactattCTCAAATACTCATATGGATGTATACGATTTCATAAAGTACAGGCGTCTCTAGGGTGGGCGAGACGGACGGTCGCCCAGGGCCTCCAAAACCCCAGAACCCcatattttaagaaaaatactAGACCATTAATACTATAGTAGTCacaaaaaatgttaaatgagTTAGTTATATTCTCTATTGAAAGTGATTATTCGGAAAAAAGTTGATTACACCaacataattagtgattttgcatttTAAAATGTTATAAGATTCATATTTTTAAGTCATATGCGACattaaattttttgtcaaagGATCCATTTTTAAAAGTTCACCTAGGGTCTCGGAAGACTCAGATACGCCACTGTCATAAAGATCATGTAGAAcccacgatttcacatgaataATGTGAGTCCATTTCATCATTTGGTATAACTGAAATCTTTAgcattttacaaaaaaaaaaaaaaaccggaaGGCAAATTCTTGGGTTGGCTCTCTGGCCAAATGGGCCGTCTCTACTATCTGGAGTGCAGACATTCTCGAGGGTGTGACATCCTATAGTTTGGGCCGATAAAATGGTCATGTGGCCGGCTTCCATATTTTGGGCCGCCTTTGGGCTTGGGCCTTTTGCGAACCAGTCGGTCTGCAGGTTTGCGCGTTTCGTGTATGGGTGGTAGTTTCGTAATATGCAGAACCTTTGGACGGTGTGAGGAGTTTAAGGTTTGCTTTCTTTAATGTTCTCGTGATAAATCACGTTTATTGTACttgttttagacttttagtcaTTGACATTCTTGTTAAGGTTGGTTCCAAGTCAAATGCCATTGAGAGAGATTATTTAATACAACagatttgaaattgaaatttgtcGCAATTTCATGAATCAATTTGCCAAATATATAAtctcaatttcattttttgaCCATTGTGATTGACATCATACACGGAATTGACGAAATTAAGAAATCTGGACAATCCTCAACCGGGTCCAAATTAGTCAACAACACGAatttaatcaatcaaaaatGATGTCATTATTTACACTAATTTGAAGGCTCCGCAACTTTTTAGAATTTATGATTCAAATTTAATTATGGGGAAAAAtcagataaattttaaaaatgaaaaaaaaataatattgtgtgaTGTGGCACACATTCTCAAACtattggattcaaattatagACTTTTATAGTTTTAAACGAATTACGAAGCTCGCATATCCTATTTACATCATTCTCATATTTAAAACCGATTAtgagtttttttaaatttttttctccctttttaaTTGCATAATTCCATCTTAAATTACAGCATTAACTTACCGCCAATCAAGGCTTAACCTTTTTTATTTTCCCTTTTCATTTGATGAAATAAATGGTAATAGAGGGATATATATatgaccctaaaccctaaaacataaaataatacaagGAAATAATTTGCATTGAATCAATCGGAACCCCTAATATTTTGTAATAGAGGCTTTGATTGATTTTACAAATGTTATGATTGATTACAAGATATTTTCCCTAATTAGAAGTATAGGACAGCTAGGAAGGGGTTTCATGTTAAAAAGCGAAACAAGTAGGGGGTCATTGCATAAATACTTAGATGTTGAGAGCGTTCTACATAATTTTATCAACAAAAAGTCGTTATCATTGGAGTACAGTTTAAAGAGATCTTTTAAACTATTTTCTCCACGAGGCTTTTTGGGGCTCTTTCCCTCTTCCTTCCTCTAAACAAAAATTATTGTAACCCTCTCGCCCTTCACCGCGTTGAAAACAAAAGTTCAAGTCACCGTCAAAAGCCCGCGTTCACACGCTTGCTTGCGTTTTATATAAATAGTTCCTCCATTCTCCTCCGTTCACATCTCACATATCCGTTTGAATGCTCGATTTCACATTCCTTTCTCTCAAGCATTTCGTCGAACACTTTCAAGTCTAACAAACAGTCCGGTCTTCGTCTACTTCTCTATTAATGGAGCTCACTACTTTCCCATTTCTTAATCAAGAAGAGATTTCTCATTTCTACAGTCTGTTCCAAGACTTGGAAGGTTGTTTCAATGGGAACACGAATTTGAAAAAGCGGAGAAGAGAGGACGATGAAGGCGATAACAATAAGAAGAATAATCAGTCTGATAAGGAGGGAACCAAGATGAGTGCATTGAACGACATACTCGCTTCACTGATTATGTTCAACGAGGAAGAGGAGATAGAACAGAATCAGTGGGTCATTGAGTCTCAACAAGATAAAGGACTGTTCGATGCAAATTCGAAGCAGAAGATTCAAGTTATGAGTGACTATCAATCTAATTTACAAAACTATCATTCCGATTTGGATGAAATGGATCAATTGAGGACAAAGCGGGCCCGCAGTGCGGCAACCGTGGTGGCTGCAGTGGCAGTGGACAATGCTGTCTCTGAAAATCCGGCTCAGTCAGGCGGAAGCGGGTCGGGGTCGTCGGGTCAGCACCGCCGTCTGTGGGTCAAGGAGCGGTCGAAGGCCTGGTGGGACCGGTGTAACCATACCGATTTCCCAGAGGAGGAGTTCCGCCGCGCATTCCGGATGAGCAAGGCCACATTCGACCTGATTTGCGAGGAGCTCGATTCTGCAGTAATAAAGAAGAACACCATGCTTCGTGACGCGATTCCGGTCCGGCAACGCGTTGCGGTGTGTATATGGCGGCTCGCCACTGGTGAGCCTCTGCGACTGGTCTCGAGACGGTTCGGATTGGGGATTTCCACTTGTCACAAGCTAGTCCTGGAGGTTTGTTCCGCCATATATAGCGTTTTAATGCCAAAATTTCTTCAATGGCCCGACGAGAACAAAATCAATACGATTAAGGAGGAATTCAAATCCATGTCGGGTATAGCCAATGTTGGTGGATCAATGTACACTACACATATACCCATTATTGCTCCCAAAACCAGGGTTGCTGATTATTTCAACAAAAGGCACACTGAGAGAAACCAAAAGTCTTCATACTCGATGACTCTTCAGGGAGTTGTTGATCCAAAAGGGCTTTTCACTGATGTTTGCATTGGTTTGCCTGGTTCAATGCCTGATGACCAGATTTTGGAGAACTCTGCCTTGTTTCAGAGAGCCAACAGAGGACAATTGAGGGATGTTTGTATTGTTGGGAATTCTGGGCATCCTCTTATGGACTGGGTTTTAGTCCCTTATACACACCAGAACCTCACTTGGACACAGCATGCC encodes the following:
- the LOC119992871 gene encoding telomere repeat-binding factor 4-like encodes the protein MGNPKQKWTAEEEDALMAGIAKHGTGKWKNIQRDPEFHPFLSSRSNVDLKDKWRNMNVNAGGQGSREKSRAPKPIVGTDGPVPAAPLVSNSQTSDPAASVASDALADLVVDESIKSSGNGKDASRYNTLIFEALSSLNVPHGSGISEIVSYIEQRQEVPPNFRRLLSSRLRRMVAQEKLEKAENGYKLKNASLGGKTPSTNLKEVGPRQLQSTGFITSNDNVEEAVSAAAYRIAEAENKSFVASEAVKEAERVSKLSEDADSLQQLAKEISEKCSRGEIVFVE
- the LOC119993790 gene encoding protein ALP1-like, with product MELTTFPFLNQEEISHFYSLFQDLEGCFNGNTNLKKRRREDDEGDNNKKNNQSDKEGTKMSALNDILASLIMFNEEEEIEQNQWVIESQQDKGLFDANSKQKIQVMSDYQSNLQNYHSDLDEMDQLRTKRARSAATVVAAVAVDNAVSENPAQSGGSGSGSSGQHRRLWVKERSKAWWDRCNHTDFPEEEFRRAFRMSKATFDLICEELDSAVIKKNTMLRDAIPVRQRVAVCIWRLATGEPLRLVSRRFGLGISTCHKLVLEVCSAIYSVLMPKFLQWPDENKINTIKEEFKSMSGIANVGGSMYTTHIPIIAPKTRVADYFNKRHTERNQKSSYSMTLQGVVDPKGLFTDVCIGLPGSMPDDQILENSALFQRANRGQLRDVCIVGNSGHPLMDWVLVPYTHQNLTWTQHAFNEKIDDIQKVSKEAFMRLKGRWTCLQKRTEVKLEDLLVHLGACCVLHNICEMRNEEMDPELRFELFDDEMIPENNLRSVPSIQARDHIAHNLLHHGLAGTSFLV